TGCCAAGCGCAGCAGTGCATTGGCTGAAGCGTTCAGTACCCAGATGAATGGGAAGAAAATTTTATAAAATAACAGCAACGGTGCCGATAGCAGCAAAGCCACTCCGTCTGTTTTTTGAATCGCCAGAGATTTGGGCGCTAGCTCACCCAGCACAATGTGCAAAAACGTAATGATACAGAAACCGATGATGACCGATACCGTGGATATAAGTCCTGTATCCGTTACACCAAGCTTGAACATCAGAGGCTCGACCAGCAATTCGGAAATGGCTGGTTCACCGAGCCAACCAAGCCCCAGTGATGTCAGCGTGATTCCGAACTGGGTTGCCGATAGATAGGCATCCAATTTACCATTCACCTTCAGTGCATAACCAGCCAACTTATTCCCTTCACTCTGTAATTGAGTGAGGCGTGTTTGTCTAACTTTGACCAGAGAAAATTCCGCTGCGACAAATACGCCATTCAAAAATACGAGCAGAAACACACAGACCAGATTAAATACCAACTGCCCGAGATGAAATTCGGTATGAATACCCAAGTCGAAACTCCCCTTTTTGATCTATTTCAGGAATACACCTGGAATATCAACGTGTAATTGCTTTTCTCGATTTGAAATCCACACCTTTATAATACATATCTGCCACCAGCAGATTTGGACCGCAGCAAGAAGCAGCATCACAATGGCAGTTCACTGTCTGATTCAAGGGATGTTCCGCTGACCACTCATGGAATACATCATCCAGCTTCCGGTCACGGATGTTGCCAAACGCCGGGATGTCAGCAAAATCGGTAACATACACGTTCCCGGTGAACATGTTGACGTTGACGCGGTTACGACCGTCGGGATCATTACGAACCGTCACTTTAGGCTCGCTGTATAGTCGGTTAATCAGTTCGCGATCCTGCTCTGCTGCACTGCATGCGAAGAACGGAAGTGTACCAAACAGCATCCACATATCCTTGTCACGCACATCCAACAAACGGTGAATAGCCGTTCTCATATGATCAAGGGAAAGCACTGGCAGCGAAGAAGCAAAATTCGAATTATACATCGGATGCACTTCGTGACGCACACAGCCCATCTCACGGATCAATTGATGAATGCCCTCAAGCTTGTCATGGGTACGGAAATTAATCATGGACTCCGCAGAGATAAACATGCCTGCTTCACTGAGTTTTTGGGAATTTTCAATCATTTTCTCATACATCTTCACCGCGACTTCCCGCTTTACAGGTCTACCACTGTTGGCAAACCCGACTTGGTGAAAGTCATCGGCATTCAAATAATTGAATGAGATATGCATAACGTCCAGATAAGGCAGAAGCTGCTCGTAGCGACGGTAATCCAGGGTCAGATTCGAGTTGATCTGGGAACGAATGCCCCGTTCCTTGGCATATTTGAGGAGCGGAATGATCATCTCATCCACAGTCTTCTGGCTGAAGCTCGGCTCACCGCCCGTCAGACTGATGGTCTGAAGGTGCTCCACCTCATCCAGCCTTTTAAGCATCAAAGGCAGCGGAAGCGCTGGTGCTTCACGCATCGTTAACATATCTCCTACCGCACAATGCTCACAGCGCATATTGCACAGATGAGTCACGGTCATTTCTACACTGGTCAGCACATGGCGTCCATATGTACGCAAAGAGCCGATCGGATCCCAAGGATCATTAGTCGGCGATAAAGGCATCGGCTCTACCGATCCTGAGTTTAGCATGGTCATTGTTCTTCACCTTATTCCTTTTATTAACCTAAAAAGTTTTATTTACAACATACCCCGTCTTCATCTTTTGGAGTTATCTTTAATCATAGCACAATTTCCTGTACTCTGGCATGAGCATGCTCTGTCCATTACATGACAAAAAACGCCCGCGTAATATCGGGCCAGCTCGGCCACGATATTACGATATGAGCGTTGATCTATGCTCCATTAGACGTCAGGATATCAAAATAATTCGCCACGCGCTGAAGCTGGCGTAGCGTCTTCCACTCCTTCAACACCTGTAATCATAACAGACAACGCTGTGGACAGATCGATCTCGTAGGGTGCACTTAATGTCTGGCCGTAAGCATCCTTGAGCACACGAATGCGTGGTCGTTGCGGAACGCGGGGATGGATTTCTGCAACAACGCCGATCTCCCCCGTACTTAGCGTTACGGAAATACCTAAAGGATAAATAGCTACACAGTCACGGAACCTCTCCAGCATTCGCTGTTCATAAAGTGTCCCTGAACCCGTGTATAATACTTCTACAGCTTGATGTGGCAGCAAGGCCTGTTTATACACCCGATTGGTTGTCATCGCATCATACGAATCGGCAAGAGCCAGCCATTTGGCATACTCATGAATCTCTTTGTCTTTCAAGCCAAAAGGATAGCCGCTGCCATCAATCCGTTCATGGTGCTGTAATGCGCAATGGGCAGCAAGGAGCGGTATACCCGGTTCGTCTTTGAGAATACGATGTCCATATGTAGTATGCTGCTGTATGATTTTAAATTCCTCATCGCTTAATTTGGCAGGCTTGTGCAAAATCTCTGGAGCGATCTGCGTTTTACCGATATCATGCAACAGAGCTCCAAGTCCAATCTCCATTAACTGCTGCCGAGTATAGCCCGATGCCACACCAAGAACCAGCGTATACACACATACATTGAGAGAATGATTATATAGGTCAAAATCACTGGCGTTCATATCCATCAGCATAATCATTGCTTCCTTCTGACTGCCAATGTCCTCCAGAATCGTATTCATTATCCCGCTAAGTGCTTTTCCGAAGTGTGGGATCCGGCTTTTGGTTTTGAGACCCGACATACTCTGAAACTGCTGTTTGATCTCTACTAGCGCTCTGCGCCTGGTCTCTTCCTGCAGCATATCCGGAATAATGATATCCTCTGTTGCTGCATCAGATATATACACATATCCAATCCCCAGATCCTTCAGACGTCCAATCAACCGACTGGTCAGCTCTACTCCCTCACTGAGCAGAACCAAACCCTCTTCACTATAAATTCGTTTCCCCAGCTTCATGCCAGGCTGCAATAGGTTTATATGTACTAAACGCACAGCCTATCCTCTCCCGCTCCGTAGATGTAATTTCCACTAGCCGCCGCTTCAGCAGAAGGCAAGTACTTGTTAGATTTCGTGCCAACGGGATCGCAGGCTGTCGTCCAGCGCCCCTGGCCTTTTTAATTCCGTTTCAAGCAGGTCACGTATGAATTCAGGAAGTCGATACGATGTATCCGTTCCAAGAGCAAGAGACGGATAACCTACGTTAAACGTAAACATGTCGAGTGTTCCTACCACATATTCATGTTCATCAAGAATCGGCTCGCCCTCAATATATATGGCACGGATTTTCTCGTATGGAGGCGAATGGGGATCATACTCCACATCCATTCCATCCATGCACAATGTTCCTAAAATATCCCCGCGGAATCCAAACCCGATAATCGGTTTACGCGAAAACTCTGACAACAGGGACTGCTCCAGAGCCTCCCGAATCTGAACTCCATTCAAGCATATTGTACAGGCATTAATGGGAGATGGACATAGGGAATGTAACATTCCCTTTGTAATATTCCCCTGGGGAAGATCTCCAAGAAGCTGCCCGGCGTTAACAAGAGACAACTTTGCCCCAGTGAACTGACGAACAGCCTGGGCAAGCAATGACGCAAACGGAGACTCATGATCGTAATCAATGGTCAGCGTCCTGTCCGTAATCACGGCTGTTTGACCAAGCGCACGCTCAGCTTCAGTCCGGTGTGTGTCTATAGCCAGCGATACGCTCTCTTCGAGCAACATGTTCTGGACTGGAACACAGCCGCTGCTCACTAGTGTAAGTTCGTTCGCTTCATATTCCCACTCCAGTACCACCTTACCAAGCCACTGACCAAACTTGCCTGCCGCTCCAAGCACCGTCTGACCAATGACTAAGGGTTCTTCCAGTACATGATGTGTATGTCCACCCAGAATGACATCGATGCCCTGGATCTGTTCGGCCAATCTGCGATCTGTGGAAAGCCCCAGATGGGACAAGATAACGACTACATCCACCTGAGCACGCAGAGCTTCAACCTGCTCACGCAGCGTCTCTACCGGGTCCAATACATCCCAACCCAGCAATTCATAAAACGCGGTAAAGGGTGCTGTAGCACCAAGCAGACCAATGCGAAATGGCCCCTTCTCCAAAACGAGAGAGGATTTCATCCAGACTGGTGGCAGGCCTGTAGCCTGGTCTACCACATTTCCACATACAACAGGACACAGAAGTCCAGAGTAAGACTGCGCCAGTTGTTCGGGTGTCAAAGTTAGTCCTTCGTTGTTCCCGATCGTTATCGCATCGTAACCGGTCAGGTTAATGACATCCACGTTGGCTGCCCCGAGGGTACCCTCCGTCTCCACAGCCATCCGGTCCATATGATCTCCGATATCCACGACCAGAAATTCCCCAGCCTGTTCCCTCTCATGTCCGATCATGGCGGCGATGGAGCTCATGGAGCCAAAATGACTATGGATGTCATTGGTGTGTAATATCGTTAATGTTTGCGTCTTCTTGGTGCTCATCACACCGCCTCCCTCTTATCGTTTATAACGTACATTCCTCTAATGGACAAGCATAACATTTTCCGCGTCGTTATGATATATTTATAGGGTTTAGAGATTAAAAAGAGGTGAGTTATTCCCATGAAATTAACAATTCAACTATTTGCAGGCATCGCTGAACGTTTGGGCACATCCCTGCTTAAATATGATTACCCCGGAACAGATCCGACTCCAGTGGAATT
Above is a window of Paenibacillus sp. E222 DNA encoding:
- a CDS encoding HD-GYP domain-containing protein, with product MRLVHINLLQPGMKLGKRIYSEEGLVLLSEGVELTSRLIGRLKDLGIGYVYISDAATEDIIIPDMLQEETRRRALVEIKQQFQSMSGLKTKSRIPHFGKALSGIMNTILEDIGSQKEAMIMLMDMNASDFDLYNHSLNVCVYTLVLGVASGYTRQQLMEIGLGALLHDIGKTQIAPEILHKPAKLSDEEFKIIQQHTTYGHRILKDEPGIPLLAAHCALQHHERIDGSGYPFGLKDKEIHEYAKWLALADSYDAMTTNRVYKQALLPHQAVEVLYTGSGTLYEQRMLERFRDCVAIYPLGISVTLSTGEIGVVAEIHPRVPQRPRIRVLKDAYGQTLSAPYEIDLSTALSVMITGVEGVEDATPASARGELF
- a CDS encoding bifunctional UDP-sugar hydrolase/5'-nucleotidase; translation: MSTKKTQTLTILHTNDIHSHFGSMSSIAAMIGHEREQAGEFLVVDIGDHMDRMAVETEGTLGAANVDVINLTGYDAITIGNNEGLTLTPEQLAQSYSGLLCPVVCGNVVDQATGLPPVWMKSSLVLEKGPFRIGLLGATAPFTAFYELLGWDVLDPVETLREQVEALRAQVDVVVILSHLGLSTDRRLAEQIQGIDVILGGHTHHVLEEPLVIGQTVLGAAGKFGQWLGKVVLEWEYEANELTLVSSGCVPVQNMLLEESVSLAIDTHRTEAERALGQTAVITDRTLTIDYDHESPFASLLAQAVRQFTGAKLSLVNAGQLLGDLPQGNITKGMLHSLCPSPINACTICLNGVQIREALEQSLLSEFSRKPIIGFGFRGDILGTLCMDGMDVEYDPHSPPYEKIRAIYIEGEPILDEHEYVVGTLDMFTFNVGYPSLALGTDTSYRLPEFIRDLLETELKRPGALDDSLRSRWHEI
- the yfkAB gene encoding radical SAM/CxCxxxxC motif protein YfkAB, with the protein product MTMLNSGSVEPMPLSPTNDPWDPIGSLRTYGRHVLTSVEMTVTHLCNMRCEHCAVGDMLTMREAPALPLPLMLKRLDEVEHLQTISLTGGEPSFSQKTVDEMIIPLLKYAKERGIRSQINSNLTLDYRRYEQLLPYLDVMHISFNYLNADDFHQVGFANSGRPVKREVAVKMYEKMIENSQKLSEAGMFISAESMINFRTHDKLEGIHQLIREMGCVRHEVHPMYNSNFASSLPVLSLDHMRTAIHRLLDVRDKDMWMLFGTLPFFACSAAEQDRELINRLYSEPKVTVRNDPDGRNRVNVNMFTGNVYVTDFADIPAFGNIRDRKLDDVFHEWSAEHPLNQTVNCHCDAASCCGPNLLVADMYYKGVDFKSRKAITR